The Thalassotalea sp. 273M-4 genome includes a region encoding these proteins:
- a CDS encoding sensor histidine kinase encodes MDTFLNPDTLELESNQFSNQSQQFWTLQFVGWIGYSLVVFFAIIHPQFETPGFNLGGQILNLIAEALCGFGLSYIQWQVIGKVVHLPLKKTLAISFFSAALLGFIYNIFKLSFYKVLVYNQQWNQAWDLLEFGGWLMFSITTMFVWTSIYFIMLYNSKLQKGHEMLLLAQNAVKDAQLQMLRYQLNPHFMFNTMNAISTLIYKNENEKANEMLDQMCEFFRYSLDKKTHPYTTLNNEVALLDLYLSIEKVRFGDKLNVVMDIEPGVKHAMIPTMLLQPLVENAVKYAIEPKKTAGVIAISAFKQHNRLHLIVDDDGAQGKNQTRKGFGIGISNTKERLKTMFNGDFEVNIGDSPNNGSRVHISTPMEFNHVEK; translated from the coding sequence ATGGATACTTTTTTAAACCCAGATACGCTTGAGCTGGAGAGTAATCAATTTTCCAATCAATCACAGCAATTTTGGACATTACAGTTTGTTGGGTGGATAGGGTATTCACTCGTGGTATTTTTTGCCATTATTCACCCACAATTTGAAACGCCTGGCTTTAACCTCGGTGGACAAATTTTAAACTTGATTGCCGAAGCACTCTGTGGTTTTGGTTTGTCCTATATACAATGGCAAGTCATTGGCAAAGTTGTTCATTTACCGTTAAAGAAAACGCTGGCCATTAGTTTCTTTTCGGCGGCACTGCTTGGCTTTATTTACAATATTTTTAAGCTCAGTTTTTACAAGGTTCTTGTATACAATCAACAGTGGAATCAGGCTTGGGATCTCTTAGAATTTGGTGGTTGGTTAATGTTTTCCATAACCACTATGTTTGTCTGGACCTCGATTTACTTTATTATGTTATATAACAGCAAGTTACAAAAAGGTCATGAAATGCTGTTGTTGGCCCAAAATGCGGTTAAAGATGCGCAATTACAAATGTTGCGCTACCAATTAAATCCGCACTTTATGTTTAACACGATGAACGCAATTTCAACCCTTATTTATAAGAACGAAAATGAAAAAGCCAATGAAATGCTTGATCAAATGTGTGAGTTTTTTCGTTATTCTTTAGATAAAAAGACACATCCTTATACAACATTAAATAACGAAGTCGCCTTATTGGACTTGTATCTGTCGATTGAAAAAGTTCGATTTGGAGACAAGTTAAATGTCGTTATGGACATTGAACCAGGGGTAAAGCATGCGATGATCCCAACCATGCTATTACAACCCTTGGTCGAAAACGCGGTGAAGTACGCAATTGAGCCCAAAAAAACAGCCGGGGTTATAGCTATCTCTGCGTTTAAACAACACAACCGCCTCCATCTTATCGTAGATGACGATGGCGCTCAGGGTAAAAATCAAACTAGAAAAGGCTTTGGCATAGGTATTAGTAATACCAAGGAGCGACTAAAAACCATGTTCAATGGTGATTTTGAGGTTAATATTGGCGACAGCCCAAACAACGGCAGTCGAGTTCACATATCTACGCCAATGGAGTTTAATCATGTCGAGAAATGA
- the rraA gene encoding ribonuclease E activity regulator RraA, translating into MEYNTSELCNLYADSVDVLEPMLSNYGGRSSFGGSVVTIKCFESNGLISEMVEKDGTGKVLVVDGGGSSRRALIDIYIAETALKNNWEGIICYGSVRDVDALEDLELGIQALVSIPVGADDTDVGEIDVAINFAGVTILPDDHIYADNTGVILSADPLDID; encoded by the coding sequence ATGGAATACAACACTTCAGAACTTTGTAACTTATATGCAGATTCAGTCGATGTGTTAGAACCAATGCTCAGCAACTACGGTGGTCGTAGCTCTTTTGGTGGTAGCGTTGTTACGATCAAATGTTTCGAGTCTAATGGCCTTATAAGCGAAATGGTTGAAAAAGATGGTACAGGAAAAGTGTTGGTCGTTGATGGCGGGGGTTCTAGCCGTCGTGCGTTAATAGATATTTACATTGCAGAAACGGCACTAAAGAATAATTGGGAAGGTATTATCTGTTATGGCAGTGTACGAGATGTGGATGCGCTTGAAGATCTTGAGCTTGGTATTCAAGCTTTAGTATCAATTCCTGTTGGCGCTGATGACACCGATGTGGGTGAAATCGATGTGGCGATTAATTTTGCTGGTGTTACCATTTTACCCGATGATCATATTTATGCCGATAACACTGGGGTTATTTTATCCGCCGACCCATTAGATATCGACTAA
- the hutI gene encoding imidazolonepropionase, with product MDQNPAHWQRVFINANIATMTQGGTSYAAIEDGALAISGGKIAWIGNQQTLPDFCQQSVEVIDCKGQWLTPGFIDCHTHLVYGSHRATEFEMRLEGASYEDIAAQGGGIVSSVKATRAASEDSLLASAKPRLNALINEGVTSIEIKSGYGLDLDSEIKMLKVARKLNECSGIDVYNTFLGAHALPPEYKDRADDYISLVCEKMIPAIKDANLADAVDVFCENIGFTLDQTERVFAAAKAHQLPVKVHAEQLSDLGASALAANYQALSSDHLEYLSEQGIKAMQATGMVAVLLPGAFYFLRETKLPPIQQLRDHNVRMAIATDANPGTSPIHSIQLMLNMACTLFRLTPTEAIAGVTCHAARALGIEHKVGELAVGMDADIALWNIEQPAQLCYQFGANPLRALYKKGEVIR from the coding sequence ATGGATCAGAACCCTGCTCATTGGCAACGTGTCTTTATTAATGCCAATATCGCGACCATGACACAAGGTGGTACTTCTTATGCGGCCATTGAAGATGGTGCCCTAGCTATTAGTGGCGGCAAAATCGCTTGGATAGGCAATCAACAAACCTTACCTGATTTTTGTCAACAAAGTGTCGAGGTCATTGATTGTAAAGGCCAATGGTTAACCCCTGGTTTTATCGATTGTCATACCCATTTGGTTTATGGCTCTCATCGTGCTACAGAATTTGAAATGCGCCTAGAGGGCGCGAGCTATGAAGACATTGCGGCGCAAGGTGGTGGCATTGTGTCGTCGGTTAAAGCGACAAGAGCAGCGTCCGAAGATAGCCTTTTGGCCAGTGCCAAGCCAAGACTTAATGCCCTCATAAATGAAGGGGTAACCAGTATCGAGATTAAATCAGGTTATGGTCTTGATTTAGATAGCGAAATTAAGATGCTAAAGGTCGCACGAAAGCTCAATGAGTGTTCAGGGATTGATGTCTATAACACCTTTTTAGGCGCGCACGCTTTACCGCCAGAATACAAAGACCGAGCCGATGACTATATTTCTTTGGTTTGCGAAAAAATGATCCCGGCGATAAAAGACGCGAATTTAGCGGATGCCGTCGATGTCTTTTGTGAAAACATTGGTTTTACCTTAGACCAAACTGAACGTGTTTTTGCCGCCGCCAAAGCGCATCAACTGCCAGTGAAAGTCCATGCTGAGCAATTGTCGGATTTAGGCGCCAGTGCATTAGCTGCGAACTACCAAGCGTTATCGAGCGATCACCTTGAATACCTGTCTGAACAGGGGATTAAAGCGATGCAAGCTACGGGCATGGTTGCGGTTTTGTTACCCGGTGCTTTTTATTTTCTTCGAGAGACCAAGCTACCACCAATCCAACAATTGCGTGACCATAATGTGCGTATGGCAATCGCCACGGATGCAAATCCCGGTACGTCACCCATTCACTCAATTCAGCTGATGCTTAATATGGCGTGTACACTCTTTCGATTAACACCTACAGAAGCGATAGCTGGCGTCACATGTCATGCCGCAAGGGCTTTGGGTATTGAGCATAAAGTAGGCGAGCTAGCGGTAGGAATGGACGCCGATATTGCCTTGTGGAATATTGAGCAACCGGCCCAACTTTGTTACCAATTTGGTGCCAACCCGTTACGTGCTTTGTATAAAAAAGGTGAGGTTATTCGATAA
- a CDS encoding potassium channel family protein — protein sequence MLQKTMERSRLYQIDKYGVKNYNYGVLALFSFMIYAVLNLSLGYFTFLAETSVTGSPVQSYEDGVWLMVMSSTTIGFGDVYPITRAGRILVFTMFVLGVGILGGVGAVFANKIFGFADTNIKNRELRKQNNDIYHKLIELEKRLNATQTEHEQEQSLKQQSIDKE from the coding sequence GTGTTACAAAAAACGATGGAAAGAAGTCGTTTATATCAAATCGACAAATACGGTGTTAAAAATTATAACTATGGGGTCTTGGCGCTCTTTTCCTTTATGATTTATGCCGTATTAAATTTAAGTCTTGGATATTTTACTTTTTTAGCTGAAACCAGCGTCACTGGCTCCCCAGTGCAAAGCTACGAAGATGGCGTATGGTTAATGGTTATGTCGTCCACCACCATTGGATTTGGTGATGTCTACCCTATTACCAGAGCGGGTCGTATTTTAGTGTTTACGATGTTTGTGCTAGGGGTCGGGATTCTTGGTGGGGTTGGTGCCGTATTTGCCAACAAGATATTTGGCTTTGCTGATACCAACATTAAAAACCGTGAGCTAAGAAAACAAAATAATGACATTTACCACAAGTTAATTGAGTTAGAAAAAAGGCTTAATGCGACTCAGACCGAGCATGAGCAAGAGCAGTCGCTAAAACAGCAGTCCATAGACAAAGAATAA
- the bglX gene encoding beta-glucosidase BglX, which produces MIGKSVKKLALSALITVSCSQGVHADDGAAQIEAILSKLTLEQKAGQLNLVDFGGEITEEHYEQIRQGKIGSVLKSNGAAQNLKLQQIAVEQSSSGLPILFQEDVIHGYRTIAPIPLAEAASWDLKAIRNSAAIAAREAAAGGIQLTYAPMVDMSRDPRWGRILEAAGEDPYLGGLVAAARVKGFQQSGSEKQNILSTVKHFAGYGAALGGRDYNIIDVSERELREVHLPPFKAAVDADVAAVMVAYTAHDGVPLTANEYLVQDVLQKELGFKGLIMTDWETIPNMTEIGVTASDEEATVVAINNDIHMDMQSKNYVELLPKLVREGKLSEQVVDDAVRQVLRLKQKAGLLDDPFGRFDPKLEQQELLSEQNIAATKDIALKSMVLLKNQQQLLPLQVEGKKVAVIGPFVKADRDLIGWWPGLGRAEEVVTIWDGLQAEFGDKAELSFAEGVSIERFKKVGADLIPSAVKAAEQADVVVMVLGEQYWMSGEGGGTASLHLPGLQEELLAAVAASGKPIVTVIVAGRPYVLTEVEKHSDAMLMAWMPGTTGGTAVAEILSGKFNPQGKLPVTFPYHQGQVPIFYSYKKTSHPFISGVTEDRYSTTYRDVQHEPLYPFGYGLSYTNYQYSDIRLSSNTMAMDASITASIDVTNTGKVAGREVVQMYLHDKVASVTQPVKLLKDFTIVELEPGERKTVSFTITKDKLSFIGRDYKETVEVGEFELFIGASSEQVKKSGFSLIR; this is translated from the coding sequence ATGATTGGTAAATCGGTCAAGAAGCTTGCCTTATCGGCATTGATAACCGTGTCTTGTAGCCAAGGCGTACACGCTGATGATGGGGCAGCACAAATCGAAGCGATTTTAAGTAAATTAACCTTAGAGCAAAAAGCAGGGCAACTTAACCTGGTCGACTTTGGTGGTGAGATCACCGAAGAGCACTATGAGCAAATAAGACAAGGTAAAATCGGCAGTGTTTTAAAATCAAATGGTGCTGCACAAAACCTTAAATTACAACAAATCGCGGTTGAACAGTCATCATCTGGCTTACCTATTTTATTCCAAGAAGATGTGATTCATGGCTATCGCACCATTGCCCCAATTCCATTAGCCGAAGCGGCAAGTTGGGACTTAAAAGCCATTCGAAATTCTGCTGCCATTGCCGCTCGTGAAGCCGCCGCTGGTGGTATTCAGTTAACCTATGCACCTATGGTAGATATGAGTCGGGATCCGCGTTGGGGACGTATTTTAGAAGCCGCAGGTGAAGATCCGTATTTAGGTGGTTTGGTTGCTGCTGCAAGGGTAAAGGGCTTTCAACAATCGGGTAGTGAAAAACAAAACATTTTAAGTACGGTGAAGCACTTTGCCGGTTATGGGGCGGCATTAGGTGGGCGCGACTATAACATTATTGATGTCAGTGAACGTGAGTTAAGAGAGGTCCATTTACCACCGTTTAAAGCGGCTGTCGATGCCGATGTTGCAGCGGTCATGGTCGCTTATACCGCACACGATGGGGTGCCCTTAACGGCGAATGAATACCTTGTACAAGATGTACTGCAAAAAGAGCTTGGTTTTAAAGGCCTGATCATGACGGATTGGGAAACCATTCCGAATATGACCGAAATTGGGGTGACCGCAAGCGATGAAGAAGCAACCGTTGTTGCCATTAACAACGACATTCATATGGACATGCAGTCTAAAAATTATGTTGAATTGCTACCTAAATTAGTTCGTGAAGGTAAGCTGTCAGAGCAGGTTGTGGATGACGCTGTACGTCAAGTATTGCGACTAAAACAAAAAGCGGGTCTGTTAGATGATCCGTTTGGTCGATTTGACCCTAAGCTTGAACAACAAGAACTGTTGTCTGAGCAAAATATCGCAGCAACGAAAGACATTGCACTAAAAAGTATGGTGCTATTAAAAAATCAACAACAATTGTTGCCACTGCAAGTAGAAGGCAAGAAAGTAGCGGTTATTGGGCCTTTTGTTAAAGCCGATCGTGACTTAATTGGTTGGTGGCCTGGTCTTGGTCGTGCCGAAGAAGTTGTGACCATTTGGGATGGCTTACAAGCAGAGTTTGGTGACAAAGCCGAATTAAGTTTTGCCGAAGGTGTAAGTATCGAACGGTTTAAAAAAGTGGGCGCTGATCTTATACCATCAGCTGTCAAAGCGGCCGAACAAGCCGATGTTGTGGTGATGGTGTTAGGCGAGCAATATTGGATGAGTGGTGAAGGTGGTGGTACCGCTTCTTTACACTTACCAGGTTTACAAGAAGAGTTATTAGCTGCCGTGGCAGCAAGCGGTAAACCTATTGTGACCGTGATTGTTGCGGGGCGCCCTTATGTGTTAACCGAGGTTGAAAAACACTCGGATGCGATGCTAATGGCTTGGATGCCTGGTACAACGGGTGGTACAGCCGTAGCTGAAATATTATCAGGTAAGTTTAATCCACAGGGTAAGTTACCGGTAACCTTTCCTTATCACCAAGGCCAGGTGCCTATTTTCTATAGCTATAAGAAAACCAGTCACCCATTTATTTCGGGGGTGACTGAAGATAGATACTCAACAACGTACAGAGACGTACAGCATGAGCCATTATACCCATTTGGCTATGGTTTAAGTTATACCAATTACCAATACTCTGATATTCGTTTAAGCAGCAATACCATGGCGATGGACGCTAGTATAACGGCAAGCATTGACGTGACCAATACGGGAAAAGTTGCGGGACGTGAAGTGGTTCAAATGTACTTGCATGACAAGGTTGCTTCAGTAACTCAACCGGTTAAGTTACTGAAAGATTTTACGATTGTTGAGCTAGAGCCAGGTGAGCGAAAAACCGTCAGCTTTACCATCACCAAAGACAAGCTAAGCTTTATTGGTCGTGATTATAAAGAAACCGTCGAAGTGGGAGAGTTTGAATTGTTTATCGGTGCAAGCTCGGAACAAGTAAAAAAATCAGGGTTTAGCTTAATCCGCTAA
- the hutC gene encoding histidine utilization repressor yields the protein MAQPKFNQIKQHIRAQIELGHWLENHKVPSENELASEFDVSRMTARRALQELTDEGVLNRSQGSGTFVANFKSQSSLLEIRNIKEEVEQAGHQYSAKQLRLSEEVADSVIAAQLEQDPGSTVFLSEVLHFQNHLPIQLEQRYVNPHLVPLYIEQDFSTITPHEYLTEEAPLTEAKHQVEAIMVDDTIQQLLAIDAGQPCLRVKRHTWSRAGVVSFAILTAPGDRYRLGSHLKF from the coding sequence ATGGCACAACCTAAATTCAACCAAATCAAACAGCATATTCGCGCTCAAATAGAATTGGGGCATTGGCTTGAAAATCATAAAGTGCCGTCAGAAAACGAGCTTGCTAGTGAGTTCGACGTTTCTAGAATGACCGCAAGACGCGCATTACAAGAGTTAACGGACGAAGGGGTTTTAAACCGCTCACAAGGTTCGGGTACCTTTGTCGCAAACTTTAAATCTCAATCATCCTTATTAGAGATCAGAAACATTAAAGAGGAAGTTGAGCAAGCCGGCCATCAGTATTCGGCCAAGCAACTTCGACTAAGTGAAGAGGTAGCAGACTCGGTTATCGCCGCCCAGCTTGAACAAGATCCCGGAAGCACAGTGTTTTTATCTGAGGTGTTGCATTTTCAAAATCATCTGCCCATTCAACTCGAGCAACGCTACGTTAATCCTCATCTAGTGCCCTTGTATATTGAACAAGACTTTTCAACGATAACGCCACACGAATACTTAACCGAAGAAGCGCCGCTTACAGAAGCAAAGCATCAGGTTGAGGCGATTATGGTTGACGACACCATTCAACAGTTACTGGCGATAGACGCCGGTCAACCGTGTTTACGAGTAAAAAGACATACCTGGTCACGAGCTGGGGTTGTCAGTTTTGCCATATTAACGGCACCAGGCGATCGCTATCGCTTGGGCAGCCATTTAAAATTTTAA
- the hutH gene encoding histidine ammonia-lyase, which yields MTFKYGIDRLNLDIVNGIADGSIKTELCQQALDKINTSRQNVEKMANSNKAVYGINTGFGPLCDTQISPAETHLLQKNLLITHAVGVGEPIAKAISKLMLITKVHALSQGFSGIRLEVIERMLTFIELDLIPVVPEQGSVGASGDLAPLSHLFLPLIGEGEFWHGDDKIAAATALSQHGLPPLELHAKEGLALINGTQFILSHAITALTKMRYLLDLADVAGAMSIEGMQGSQSPFRQELHNTRAFVGNLEVASRMRRLFKDSQNMSDHEECDRVQDPYSLRCIPQVHGASRNAYYHLLELVEIEMNSVTDNPIIISSEEAISGGSFHGQPLAMVLDYASIAAAELGNIADRRCYLLLEGMHGLPRLLTTSGGLNSGMMIPQYATAALVTENKSLCFPPSADSVPTSMGQEDHVSMGSISGRKLNQILGNLDKIFAIELMYAAQALEFRRPNTCSDLIEQNFALIRTRVAKLEEDRLLKPDIDAMIDLVKSQAFTVSFEH from the coding sequence GTGACGTTTAAATATGGTATTGATCGTCTCAATCTTGATATTGTAAACGGCATCGCCGACGGTAGTATTAAAACCGAACTTTGTCAGCAAGCTTTAGATAAAATCAACACAAGCCGACAAAATGTCGAGAAAATGGCAAATTCCAATAAAGCCGTTTATGGCATAAATACCGGCTTTGGCCCTTTGTGTGACACCCAAATTTCACCGGCAGAAACCCATTTATTACAAAAGAACTTACTCATAACGCATGCTGTTGGTGTAGGTGAGCCTATTGCCAAAGCCATTTCAAAGCTGATGTTAATCACCAAAGTTCATGCACTTAGTCAGGGCTTTTCAGGCATTCGCTTAGAGGTTATCGAGCGTATGCTGACCTTTATTGAGCTCGACTTAATTCCCGTGGTACCTGAACAAGGTTCGGTTGGCGCATCAGGCGATTTAGCACCATTGTCACACTTGTTTTTACCGCTTATTGGTGAAGGTGAATTTTGGCATGGTGACGATAAAATTGCTGCCGCCACGGCGCTAAGCCAACATGGTTTACCGCCACTTGAACTGCATGCGAAAGAAGGTTTGGCCTTAATTAATGGTACTCAGTTCATTTTGTCTCATGCGATCACCGCATTAACGAAGATGCGTTACTTGCTTGACCTTGCTGATGTTGCTGGTGCGATGAGTATCGAAGGGATGCAAGGTAGCCAATCACCATTTCGTCAAGAATTACACAACACTCGAGCCTTTGTTGGTAACTTAGAAGTCGCATCTAGAATGCGCCGCTTGTTTAAAGACTCACAGAATATGAGCGATCATGAAGAATGTGATCGTGTTCAAGACCCATATTCGTTGCGTTGTATTCCACAAGTGCATGGTGCCTCACGTAATGCGTATTATCACTTACTTGAGTTGGTTGAAATCGAGATGAACTCGGTCACTGACAACCCTATTATCATTAGTAGCGAAGAAGCAATCTCTGGCGGTAGCTTTCACGGTCAACCGTTAGCCATGGTCTTAGATTATGCGTCTATTGCCGCCGCTGAGTTAGGTAACATTGCCGATAGACGTTGCTATTTATTATTAGAAGGTATGCATGGTTTACCGCGTTTGTTAACCACTTCAGGTGGCTTAAATTCCGGTATGATGATCCCACAATACGCAACCGCCGCTTTGGTTACTGAAAACAAATCTCTGTGTTTTCCACCGTCTGCCGACAGTGTGCCGACGTCTATGGGACAAGAAGATCATGTTTCAATGGGCAGTATTTCTGGTCGTAAGTTAAACCAAATCTTAGGTAACTTAGATAAGATTTTTGCCATTGAGCTTATGTACGCAGCCCAAGCGCTGGAGTTTCGACGTCCAAACACCTGTTCTGATTTAATTGAGCAAAACTTTGCTTTGATCAGAACCCGTGTGGCCAAACTTGAAGAAGACAGACTGTTAAAACCAGACATTGATGCAATGATTGATTTGGTTAAATCACAGGCGTTCACCGTAAGTTTTGAGCATTAA
- a CDS encoding urocanate hydratase, translating into MTTISDFQQQIIQGIPTQLPLAKPYPADANRAPKRKDILSSEEKQLAIRNALRYFPKEWHEELAPEFAQELKDFGRIYMYRFKPSYALKARSIADYPAKCQQAAAIMLMIDNNLDPAVAQHPEELITYGGNGAVFQNWAQYLLTMKYLSEMEEDQTLHLYSGHPMGLFPSSKDAPRVVVTNGMMIPNYSKPDDWEKFNALGVTQYGQMTAGSFMYIGPQGIVHGTTITVMNAFRKVLNKGETPKGKVFLTAGLGGMSGAQPKAGNIANCITVCAEVNPKAATKRHQQGWVDELIDNMETLVARVKAAIANEEVVSIAYIGNIVDVWESFDEQNIFVHLGSDQTSLHNPWSGGYYPVGISYEESNRLIREQPEVFKDKVQQTLRRHAAAVNRHTAKGTYFFDYGNAFLLEASRAGGEVMAENGIDFKYPSYVQDILGPMCFDYGFGPFRWVCTSGKPEDLDKTDAIAAEVLKQIMAESPAEIQQQMQDNITWILDAKQNKLVVGSQARILYADAQGRMEIAKAFNDAINRGDIGPVVLGRDHHDVSGTDSPFRETSNIYDGSRFTSDMAIHNVIGDSFRGATWVSIHNGGGVGWGEVTNGGFGMVLDGSADAQRRLQSMLLFDVNNGIARRSWARNEEANFAIKREMQRTPKLKVTLANLVDNELLNKLSL; encoded by the coding sequence ATGACCACTATAAGCGATTTTCAACAACAAATTATCCAAGGTATCCCAACTCAACTGCCTTTGGCTAAGCCATATCCAGCCGATGCAAATCGTGCCCCAAAGCGCAAAGACATCCTGAGCTCAGAAGAAAAACAATTGGCCATTCGCAATGCTTTACGTTACTTCCCTAAAGAATGGCATGAAGAATTAGCGCCAGAATTTGCTCAAGAGCTTAAAGATTTTGGTCGCATTTACATGTACCGTTTTAAGCCGAGCTATGCCTTAAAAGCACGTTCGATAGCGGACTACCCAGCAAAATGCCAACAAGCGGCGGCCATTATGCTGATGATTGACAATAACCTTGACCCAGCTGTCGCCCAGCATCCAGAAGAGCTTATCACTTACGGTGGTAATGGGGCTGTCTTTCAAAATTGGGCACAATATTTACTGACCATGAAATATTTAAGTGAGATGGAAGAAGATCAAACCCTACACTTATATTCGGGTCACCCAATGGGCTTGTTCCCATCCTCTAAAGATGCCCCGCGCGTTGTGGTCACCAACGGTATGATGATCCCGAACTACTCAAAACCGGATGATTGGGAAAAGTTTAATGCCTTAGGTGTTACCCAATACGGTCAAATGACCGCCGGCTCATTTATGTATATCGGTCCACAAGGTATCGTCCATGGCACCACTATTACAGTAATGAATGCATTTCGTAAAGTGTTAAACAAAGGTGAAACACCAAAAGGCAAAGTCTTTCTTACCGCGGGTCTAGGTGGCATGAGTGGTGCACAACCTAAAGCAGGTAATATTGCCAACTGTATTACCGTATGTGCAGAGGTTAACCCAAAAGCAGCAACCAAACGTCACCAGCAAGGTTGGGTAGACGAATTGATTGATAACATGGAAACTTTGGTTGCCCGAGTAAAAGCCGCGATCGCAAATGAAGAAGTCGTATCGATTGCTTATATTGGTAACATTGTTGATGTCTGGGAGTCTTTTGATGAACAGAATATTTTTGTACATTTGGGCTCAGATCAAACCTCATTACACAACCCATGGTCAGGCGGTTACTACCCTGTAGGGATCAGTTATGAAGAATCAAATCGTTTGATTCGCGAACAACCCGAAGTGTTTAAAGACAAAGTTCAGCAAACCTTAAGGCGCCACGCGGCAGCGGTGAATAGACATACGGCCAAAGGCACGTATTTCTTTGATTACGGTAACGCCTTTTTACTCGAAGCATCTCGCGCAGGCGGTGAGGTAATGGCAGAAAACGGTATTGATTTTAAATACCCATCATACGTGCAAGATATTCTTGGACCTATGTGCTTTGACTATGGCTTTGGCCCATTTCGTTGGGTATGTACATCGGGCAAACCAGAAGATTTGGATAAAACCGATGCGATAGCTGCCGAGGTACTTAAACAAATCATGGCGGAATCTCCGGCTGAAATCCAACAGCAAATGCAAGACAACATTACTTGGATTTTAGATGCCAAACAAAACAAATTGGTGGTTGGTTCACAAGCGCGTATTCTTTATGCTGACGCGCAAGGCCGTATGGAAATTGCCAAAGCATTTAACGATGCTATTAACCGTGGCGACATTGGGCCTGTCGTTTTAGGTCGTGACCATCATGATGTAAGTGGTACCGATTCACCATTTCGTGAAACCTCAAACATCTACGATGGCAGTCGCTTTACCTCAGACATGGCCATTCATAATGTGATTGGTGACAGCTTCCGCGGAGCGACATGGGTATCGATTCATAACGGTGGTGGTGTTGGTTGGGGTGAAGTCACCAATGGTGGCTTTGGCATGGTGCTTGACGGTAGTGCTGATGCCCAGCGCCGACTGCAATCTATGCTCTTATTTGATGTTAATAACGGTATTGCTCGTCGCAGTTGGGCCCGTAATGAAGAAGCTAACTTTGCGATTAAGCGGGAAATGCAAAGAACCCCAAAACTGAAGGTGACTTTAGCCAACTTAGTCGATAACGAGTTGCTTAACAAACTGTCATTATAA
- a CDS encoding NfeD family protein, whose product MEFFSNAPLVWASVGVFLMLAELLIPGGIVVFLGISALLVAGALQLGLIDSQINAFSLFFISSLILLLMFRKLGQQMVGGDSHIDNTDEELDVFGQQVEVIETIGPGNKKGRIRFQGTEWTALGDGNVLEKGSTVQIVCRDNISYVVEKISPPTPD is encoded by the coding sequence ATGGAGTTTTTTAGCAATGCACCATTAGTTTGGGCTTCTGTAGGGGTATTTTTAATGCTCGCCGAATTATTAATTCCTGGCGGTATAGTGGTGTTCTTAGGTATATCAGCATTACTCGTTGCAGGCGCCTTGCAGCTTGGCTTAATTGACAGTCAAATAAATGCCTTTTCGTTATTTTTTATCAGCTCGCTTATTTTATTGTTAATGTTTCGAAAACTTGGCCAGCAGATGGTAGGTGGTGACAGCCACATTGATAATACCGACGAAGAACTCGACGTCTTTGGTCAACAGGTTGAAGTTATTGAGACCATAGGCCCTGGCAATAAAAAGGGCCGGATCCGCTTTCAAGGCACAGAATGGACAGCACTAGGAGATGGTAATGTGCTGGAAAAAGGCAGCACGGTACAAATTGTTTGTCGAGATAACATTTCTTATGTTGTTGAAAAAATATCTCCTCCAACGCCCGATTAG